The Haloferax marinisediminis nucleotide sequence GTACAACGCGATTGCGGCGATGCCTGGGTTCTCGTATGAGAATCTCGGCCACTACGGGTGGGCGGGGTTAGCCGACGGGAGTAACGACGCCGACCACGCCGAAAAGGCCGCCGCGGGGTTTGAACGAGCGAAAGAACTCATCGACGCAGCAGCGAATGCAGACCTTACGTCACCGCTCGACCTCGACGGGCGACCAGATGAAGGCGTCCACCTCCTCATCTTCGACGAGATTCTCTACGCTGTCGCAATGGGACTTCTCGACGAGTCTGCGGTCCTCGAACTCGTCGAGCGGAAGCCTGAACACCTCGAACTCGTACTGACTGGCAGCCACGACGACCCGACGTATCTACACGACGTGGCAGACCTCGTCACGAACGTTCGGAAGGTAAAACATCCCCTCGAGAGCGGTCAGCGGGCACGAAAGGGAACCGAATACTGACAGCCATCCCGGTCGCTGTTGCTCGCGGCGTCACTCCTCGTCTTCTGGTGCCATCGTGATGACTGGCACCGGTGCATCTCTGACTGTCGCCGCGGCGACGCTCCCGAGAAGTATCCGGTCGATGCCGCTTCTCCCTGTCGTCCCCATCACGACGGCGTCGATTCCCTCGGTTTCGATGCACGAGAGAATTTGTTCGCTTGGCTTGCCGTGCTCGACGTGTTTGACGA carries:
- a CDS encoding cob(I)yrinic acid a,c-diamide adenosyltransferase, which produces MTDTPEPDPESVRKNTPGRGIRPEATAIDPAAPDEFGLVQVWWGDGKGKTTAALGMGFRAAGHGYRVHMLQFMKGGADSVEAVRGEYNAIAAMPGFSYENLGHYGWAGLADGSNDADHAEKAAAGFERAKELIDAAANADLTSPLDLDGRPDEGVHLLIFDEILYAVAMGLLDESAVLELVERKPEHLELVLTGSHDDPTYLHDVADLVTNVRKVKHPLESGQRARKGTEY